The genomic DNA cgtttcaaaggcagtacttatttctctaaataatacaataaaatttacactggtggaatgaattccacatttttatagaaacaaagtgtctatatactttgttttcacaggtttctgtactatttcacatgtttgtagtgttaccgctgtacttaatcctggttttaagcGTTATGCATCTGGAGTAACagttgtacaccaccaaacacgtgctaattagcatagcgctcggcgctagttaataacatctcaaaaacaacaacaataaaggctaaagagtacaagagggttcctgTAGTCACCTCTGATAGACGGACACGGGAATTAGCAAAACACAagggactttttccaattaacacaaCTGGAACTTACTGCTGGACAAACGAAAGACAAGCAGCaacaaactatctctcttcccctctcgctctaaaaaataacttgtgtacagaagcgcgaccgcccacctcctgcctgtctcatacacaaatttattttccagtcttttgaaaaggagtaaatctctcgctcattaaacggcagcatccatcatagcgttgtgcgtgcgtccgttaaagatgtccgggcggcagacatgtcttgaattttgttccactacgagcggctgttataaaagttattagggaaaatcgaCGTTTTTGAACCTgtatgaatcataatcgaatcgtcaagtgtcgaatcgcgatgcatctaattatcaatttttttggaactcccttaACTTGCATGCACTGATTTTTCTATAAAAATTAGCGTAGCACTCAGCTTTATACATTAGTACAAGTTTATATATAAAGTGAATGTATTGAATTTCCTCTTTACTTTCTTATTTTTCATCGTCCATACCCTCTCTCTTTGATCACAACAGTATGACTTTTCTCTGGAGAAGCGGACTGTTCGCTGGGGGATGGAGCTGGCTGAGGCGCGAGAAGCAGAGGCACGTGCAGAAGAGGCCGCAGCAAAGCAGGTGGAAGAAAATCAAGAAACCTCGGCTCAGCCTGAGGACCCTAATAACGGTGGAGGAAAGAAATCTCAATCTGCTGTTGGGGATCACGACCTTCCCCCTCCAGCAATGAACCCTGTCCTGGCGGGACTAAACCATGATGCTATACTCACTCCTCTGCCTGCCCCAAGTTTTGGTCTGAGGAAAATCCAACCTAGCACTCCTCAACCACACGGCCTCAACCTTGCTGACTTTGAGCGAGAAGAGGATCCGTTTGACAAACTGGAGCTTAAAACGTTGGACGATAAAGAGGAGCTTCGAAACATTCTTCAGAGTCAGCCTCAACCTGCTCCTTCTGGATCCCCTCCGGATGGGTCCCAGCAAGCGCCAGCTTCACGTGGAAACAGCCCATCTCCTCCTATCAACACCAGCCTTCCAGTGAAACCAGGCTTTGCTCATAAACCCAATGGCTTGGTTTCCTTGATGGATTTGGACAGAGTTGGGCACCAAGGGAGATCAGGTTTTGAAGCCGAGGATCGGCCCTGCAATATCCGCTCTCTGACTTTTCCCAAACTTTCCGATTCTGGGGATCCTGAGCCAGTTAAATACAGCCCACGCCCTGCACCTGTGCCTACTCCACGACAGAACCTTCCTAATGGCAGTCCCCCAATTATACACAAGTC from Corythoichthys intestinalis isolate RoL2023-P3 chromosome 9, ASM3026506v1, whole genome shotgun sequence includes the following:
- the ubap1 gene encoding ubiquitin-associated protein 1; its protein translation is MATRKSVSDAYNNGPISYLDDVPFKVNEKFRCPAKVGLPVGFCMPDCSSLLASTQYDFSLEKRTVRWGMELAEAREAEARAEEAAAKQVEENQETSAQPEDPNNGGGKKSQSAVGDHDLPPPAMNPVLAGLNHDAILTPLPAPSFGLRKIQPSTPQPHGLNLADFEREEDPFDKLELKTLDDKEELRNILQSQPQPAPSGSPPDGSQQAPASRGNSPSPPINTSLPVKPGFAHKPNGLVSLMDLDRVGHQGRSGFEAEDRPCNIRSLTFPKLSDSGDPEPVKYSPRPAPVPTPRQNLPNGSPPIIHKSQVIVAPAHFSFNKSGGPKQANSGSGSAGLPCGGALLSMTPGERQCVETLVGMGYSYEGVLRAMQRQGQNVEQVLDYLFVHGRLCERGFDASAVEECLEMYQCSEEKALQFLELMSRFGEMGFERETIKEVLLVHNNDQDKALEDLMARAAAS